A region of Streptomyces cinnamoneus DNA encodes the following proteins:
- a CDS encoding carotenoid oxygenase family protein: MNDATNGPASTARDLAGATANPYLRGLFAPVHDEVTAFDLPVTGRLPETLRGRYLRNGPNPLPPVDPASYHWFGGEGMVHGVRLRDGRAEWYRNRWVRSDAVAGRLGEKLLHGPRHLGMDFAPNTHVQSFAGHCLALVEGGSLPYELDPELYTIGPFTFHGTLPGGFTAHPAVDPHSGEMHAVAYCLTWPYVQYLVVGTDGRVRRRVDVPVDGHPMMHDFSLTVRYVLLYDLPVVFDGRRAPGAFPWHWDRGRPARLGVLPREGGAGDVRWLEVEPCFVFHPMNAYEHDGRFITVHLVGYERLFDGERPVPELCPAHLERWTVDLAAGSVRRVRLDDRPVEFPRADPRRLARRHRFGYAVRARAGGSGGAGGFGAGLVKYDLARGGSEEFRMPPGGDVGEGVFVPASPGAAEDEGWVLAFAYDPLREATDLVVLAAQDFAAGPVARVHLPVRVPVGFHGSWIPDHEPGRDSYDR; the protein is encoded by the coding sequence ATGAACGACGCGACGAACGGCCCCGCGAGCACGGCGCGGGACCTCGCGGGCGCCACGGCGAACCCGTACCTGCGCGGCCTCTTCGCCCCCGTCCACGACGAGGTCACCGCCTTCGACCTGCCCGTCACCGGCCGTCTCCCCGAGACCCTGCGCGGCCGCTACCTGCGCAACGGCCCCAATCCCCTGCCCCCGGTCGACCCCGCGTCCTACCACTGGTTCGGCGGCGAGGGCATGGTCCACGGCGTCCGGCTGCGGGACGGCCGCGCCGAGTGGTACCGCAACCGCTGGGTCCGCTCCGACGCGGTGGCCGGGCGGCTGGGCGAGAAGCTGCTGCACGGGCCGCGCCACCTGGGCATGGACTTCGCGCCCAACACCCACGTGCAGTCCTTCGCCGGGCACTGCCTCGCGCTGGTGGAGGGCGGCTCGCTGCCGTACGAGCTGGATCCGGAGCTGTACACGATCGGCCCGTTCACCTTCCACGGCACGCTGCCCGGCGGTTTCACCGCGCACCCGGCCGTGGACCCGCACAGCGGGGAGATGCACGCCGTCGCGTACTGCCTGACCTGGCCGTACGTGCAGTACCTCGTGGTGGGGACGGACGGCCGGGTCCGTCGCCGTGTCGACGTTCCGGTCGACGGGCACCCGATGATGCACGACTTCTCGCTCACCGTGCGGTACGTCCTGCTGTACGACCTGCCGGTCGTCTTCGACGGGCGCCGCGCGCCGGGGGCCTTCCCCTGGCACTGGGACCGAGGGCGGCCGGCCCGGCTGGGAGTGCTGCCGCGCGAGGGCGGGGCGGGCGACGTGCGCTGGCTGGAGGTCGAACCGTGCTTCGTCTTCCACCCCATGAACGCCTACGAGCACGACGGCCGTTTCATCACCGTCCACCTCGTCGGCTACGAGCGCCTCTTCGACGGGGAACGCCCGGTGCCCGAGCTGTGCCCGGCCCACCTCGAGCGCTGGACCGTCGACCTGGCCGCCGGGAGCGTGCGGCGCGTGCGGCTGGACGACCGCCCCGTCGAGTTCCCGCGCGCGGACCCGCGCCGGCTGGCCCGGCGGCACCGCTTCGGCTACGCCGTGCGGGCCCGGGCGGGCGGGTCCGGCGGTGCGGGAGGTTTCGGGGCGGGGCTGGTCAAGTACGACCTGGCGCGCGGCGGCAGCGAGGAGTTCCGGATGCCGCCGGGCGGGGACGTGGGCGAGGGGGTGTTCGTGCCGGCGTCGCCCGGGGCGGCGGAGGACGAGGGCTGGGTGCTGGCCTTCGCGTACGACCCGCTGCGCGAGGCGACGGACCTGGTGGTGCTGGCCGCCCAGGACTTCGCGGCCGGCCCGGTCGCGCGGGTGCACCTCCCGGTGCGGGTGCCCGTCGGATTCCACGGCAGCTGGATCCCGGACCACGAGCCCGGGCGGGACTCCTACGACCGGTGA
- a CDS encoding DUF1203 domain-containing protein, with protein MTTTTPAYEARAIDPAVLRRLREQDDAGFTREPFTDTEGGAPLRCCLRHSAAGEHIALVSYAPLRRWAAETGAAPGAYDECGPVFVHADACGGQTSGPGYPAAMHGARRMLRAYDARGHILGGTLVEIPVERVAEVDDALRGVFADPEVALVHVRAVEFGCFLMEVRRAADLNLT; from the coding sequence ATGACCACGACGACACCCGCTTACGAGGCCCGGGCCATCGACCCGGCCGTCCTGCGGCGGCTGCGCGAGCAGGACGACGCCGGCTTCACCCGCGAGCCCTTCACCGACACGGAGGGCGGCGCGCCGTTGCGCTGCTGCCTGCGGCACAGCGCGGCGGGCGAGCACATCGCTCTCGTCTCGTACGCCCCGCTGCGCCGCTGGGCGGCGGAGACGGGCGCGGCGCCCGGCGCGTACGACGAGTGCGGCCCGGTGTTCGTCCACGCCGACGCGTGCGGGGGACAGACCTCGGGCCCCGGCTACCCGGCCGCCATGCACGGGGCGCGGCGGATGCTGCGCGCGTACGACGCACGGGGGCACATCCTCGGCGGCACGCTGGTCGAGATCCCGGTGGAGCGCGTCGCCGAGGTGGACGACGCGCTCCGCGGGGTCTTCGCGGACCCGGAGGTGGCGCTGGTGCACGTCCGGGCCGTGGAGTTCGGGTGCTTCCTGATGGAGGTGCGGCGTGCTGCGGACTTGAACCTCACCTGA
- a CDS encoding Uma2 family endonuclease gives MTHSTADRPLIRVEEFEELARQAPETVRLEFINGRIEVKPVPDGDHEEIVRWLQRLCMQHRPDLWLYGARHMKVEAYRKGRAIPDAALAPDGHFKGHGSWSDPDGVLMLVEVTSRDADTNQRDRVDKRDGYAAAGIPVYLLVDRDHHTVTVHWQPEAGEYRCLLTHPFGKPVDLPEPVGFTLETAELGKFTGPAENDS, from the coding sequence ATGACCCACAGCACGGCTGACCGACCCCTGATCCGCGTCGAAGAGTTCGAAGAGCTCGCACGCCAGGCCCCCGAGACCGTACGGCTCGAATTCATCAACGGAAGGATCGAGGTCAAGCCCGTGCCGGACGGGGATCACGAGGAGATCGTCAGGTGGCTCCAGAGGCTGTGCATGCAGCACCGTCCGGACCTCTGGCTCTATGGCGCCCGGCACATGAAGGTCGAGGCGTACCGCAAGGGGCGGGCGATTCCTGACGCCGCCCTCGCGCCGGACGGTCACTTCAAGGGGCACGGCAGCTGGTCCGACCCCGACGGCGTACTCATGCTGGTCGAAGTGACCTCGCGCGACGCCGACACCAACCAGCGTGACCGCGTCGACAAGCGCGACGGCTACGCCGCCGCCGGCATCCCGGTCTACCTCCTCGTCGACCGCGATCACCACACCGTGACCGTGCACTGGCAGCCGGAGGCCGGGGAGTACCGCTGCCTGCTCACTCATCCCTTCGGCAAGCCCGTCGACCTCCCCGAGCCGGTCGGTTTCACGCTGGAGACGGCCGAGCTGGGGAAGTTCACGGGTCCCGCCGAGAACGATTCCTGA
- a CDS encoding response regulator transcription factor, with protein MRVLVAEDEEVLAELVATGLRRAGFAVDTVYSGDAALAYLGLHDYDVVVLDRDLPRVHGDDVTRRLVASGSRTRILMLTAAGSMEDRVAGLDLGADDYLPKPFEFPELVSRVRALRRRSARPAPPLLERSGLRLDTVRRTAERDGRELDLSPKEFAVLQILLEADGAVVSAEELLERAWDAHAGPFTGAVRVALGTLRGKLGEPPLIRTVQGVGYAL; from the coding sequence ATGCGGGTGCTTGTGGCCGAGGACGAAGAGGTGCTGGCCGAACTCGTGGCCACCGGACTGCGGCGGGCCGGTTTCGCCGTGGACACCGTCTACAGCGGCGACGCGGCCCTCGCCTACCTGGGCCTGCACGACTACGACGTGGTCGTGCTGGACCGTGACCTGCCGCGCGTCCACGGCGACGACGTCACCCGGCGTCTCGTGGCCTCCGGGTCCCGGACCCGCATCCTCATGCTCACCGCCGCCGGCTCCATGGAGGACCGCGTCGCCGGGCTGGACCTCGGGGCGGACGACTACCTGCCCAAACCGTTCGAGTTCCCCGAGCTGGTCTCCCGCGTACGGGCCCTGCGGCGGCGCAGCGCCCGGCCCGCGCCGCCGCTGCTGGAGCGGTCCGGGCTGCGGCTCGACACGGTGCGGCGCACCGCCGAGCGGGACGGGCGGGAGCTGGACCTCTCGCCCAAGGAGTTCGCCGTGCTGCAGATCCTGCTGGAGGCGGACGGCGCCGTCGTCAGCGCCGAGGAACTGCTGGAGAGGGCCTGGGACGCCCACGCCGGCCCCTTCACCGGCGCCGTGCGCGTCGCCCTGGGCACGCTGCGCGGCAAGCTCGGCGAACCCCCGCTGATCCGCACCGTGCAGGGCGTCGGGTACGCCCTGTGA
- a CDS encoding MerR family transcriptional regulator, producing the protein MTASEPASATTWKVGPLAAASGLTVRTLHHWDTIGLLSPSRRTAGGHREYDGDDVARLYQVLALRSLGLGLETITVCLDRGIDPVRLVHDHLGRVEASIAALDDVRRRLVRLGEELAGDETPSTTSLLDALRALGRTGPESEGALGRHLDADQVEVLRTRGAALGPAAHYLLEVEWPELYRRAEALRTAGVAPTDARVRRLVARMDELSTLFTGGDAGIAAGVRRAWHEDPAAMSGDAAAPADEWREVAAYLGEARR; encoded by the coding sequence ATGACCGCCTCCGAACCGGCTTCGGCCACCACCTGGAAGGTCGGCCCGCTCGCTGCGGCGAGCGGTCTGACCGTCCGCACCCTGCACCACTGGGACACCATCGGCCTGCTCAGCCCCTCACGTCGCACGGCGGGCGGGCACCGGGAGTACGACGGGGACGACGTGGCCCGTCTGTACCAGGTGCTGGCCCTGCGCAGCCTGGGCCTGGGCCTTGAGACCATCACGGTCTGCCTCGACAGGGGCATCGACCCCGTCCGGCTCGTCCACGACCACCTCGGACGCGTGGAGGCGTCGATCGCGGCACTCGACGACGTGCGCCGCCGCCTTGTGCGCCTGGGGGAGGAGCTGGCGGGCGACGAGACGCCGAGCACCACGTCGCTGCTGGACGCGCTGCGGGCCCTCGGCCGCACGGGACCCGAGAGCGAAGGCGCCCTCGGCCGGCATCTGGACGCCGACCAGGTAGAGGTCCTGCGCACGCGCGGTGCGGCGCTCGGCCCCGCCGCGCACTACCTGCTGGAGGTCGAATGGCCCGAGCTCTACCGCCGGGCCGAGGCGCTGCGCACGGCCGGCGTCGCGCCCACGGACGCGCGGGTGCGGCGGCTGGTGGCGCGCATGGACGAGCTGAGCACGCTGTTCACGGGCGGCGACGCGGGCATCGCCGCGGGCGTGCGGCGGGCGTGGCACGAGGACCCGGCGGCGATGTCGGGCGACGCGGCGGCCCCGGCCGACGAGTGGCGCGAGGTGGCCGCGTATCTGGGCGAGGCACGCCGATGA
- a CDS encoding vWA domain-containing protein, with amino-acid sequence MGIRSLLRNAFGRSRTTGRDEPSLPQQSAGPDSTPAATVSVPAQPTAETADRVGQSAPEAASEQVVETVPEQVAAAAAERVAEDVPGPAGATVPDPGPLGPIPIPGPPRPEPVPEPEPEPTPMPQPKPVPQPEPTPRPDPNPVPEPPPGPDPEPAPAMETAPVETAPTAPPGTEPLPEPDPVPTPVPDPEPEPEGAPAISLEKVRATAPALVSLYKTAGVSLKKQGLAGRRAAVYLVLDRSGSMRNYYKDGTVQHLAEQALGLAAHLDDDGVVPVVFFSTDVDGTAELDLTDYEGRIQELHASYGHMGRTNYHWAIEAVVDHYKKSGATDPAFVIFQTDGAPYSKAAAEKALCEAAKLPIFWQFVGFGDPEGKGFDFLRKLDDLAVPEKRVVDNAGFFHAGREPKLLSDGELYKELMVEFPEWLEEARAAGIIR; translated from the coding sequence ATGGGCATTCGGAGTCTGCTGCGGAACGCTTTCGGCCGGTCCAGGACAACCGGGCGCGACGAACCGAGCCTGCCCCAGCAGAGTGCGGGACCCGACAGCACCCCCGCCGCCACCGTGTCCGTCCCGGCACAGCCGACCGCTGAGACCGCCGACCGCGTCGGTCAGAGCGCGCCGGAAGCGGCCTCGGAGCAGGTCGTCGAGACCGTTCCGGAGCAGGTGGCCGCGGCCGCCGCGGAGCGCGTCGCCGAGGACGTTCCCGGGCCGGCCGGCGCGACGGTCCCCGACCCGGGCCCGCTCGGCCCCATCCCCATTCCCGGCCCGCCGCGCCCCGAACCGGTTCCGGAGCCCGAGCCCGAGCCGACCCCGATGCCGCAGCCGAAGCCGGTCCCCCAGCCGGAGCCCACGCCCCGGCCCGACCCGAACCCGGTGCCCGAGCCGCCGCCCGGCCCGGACCCGGAGCCGGCCCCCGCGATGGAGACGGCCCCCGTGGAGACCGCCCCCACGGCGCCTCCCGGCACCGAGCCCCTCCCGGAGCCCGACCCCGTCCCGACACCCGTGCCGGACCCCGAACCGGAGCCCGAAGGCGCCCCCGCCATCAGCCTGGAGAAGGTGCGGGCCACCGCGCCCGCCCTGGTCAGCCTCTACAAGACGGCCGGCGTCTCGCTGAAGAAGCAGGGCCTCGCCGGGCGCCGGGCCGCGGTCTACCTCGTCCTCGACCGCTCGGGCTCCATGCGCAACTACTACAAGGACGGCACCGTCCAGCACCTCGCCGAGCAGGCGCTGGGCCTGGCGGCCCACCTCGACGACGACGGCGTCGTACCCGTCGTCTTCTTCTCCACGGACGTCGACGGGACGGCGGAGCTGGACCTGACCGACTACGAGGGCCGCATCCAGGAACTGCACGCGTCCTACGGCCACATGGGCCGCACGAACTACCACTGGGCCATCGAGGCCGTCGTCGACCACTACAAGAAGTCCGGCGCGACCGACCCCGCGTTCGTCATCTTCCAGACCGACGGCGCCCCCTACAGCAAGGCGGCCGCGGAGAAGGCGCTGTGCGAGGCGGCGAAGCTGCCGATCTTCTGGCAGTTCGTGGGCTTCGGCGACCCGGAGGGCAAGGGCTTCGACTTCCTGCGGAAGCTGGACGACCTCGCCGTGCCGGAGAAGCGCGTCGTCGACAACGCCGGCTTCTTCCACGCCGGCCGCGAGCCGAAGCTGCTCTCGGACGGCGAGCTGTACAAGGAACTGATGGTGGAGTTCCCGGAGTGGCTGGAGGAGGCCCGCGCGGCGGGCATCATCCGCTAG